In Aedes albopictus strain Foshan chromosome 3, AalbF5, whole genome shotgun sequence, the following are encoded in one genomic region:
- the LOC134291824 gene encoding uncharacterized protein LOC134291824 translates to MVSQQQPFVKRKKSYTFSFLDQQLYNQDEKMSSEKIELLKSSRGGDILYLDGYLFYRNKKVDELHYWECRNRSHTTEQRTHCSSRVTTKLVNDEHVLVSDRPQHEHEPAPRSAETLKFRDNIKRSAAADNGPPAKLVSRVAAEYSTVVQHQLSMNAQIKIVKRTRPSVHGKEPTSLEGFVVPEELQKTVNGVQFFHGVVESKGEKALIFTTEKDLRRLAQSRFWVADATFDTVPGLFRQLFSIHGSVGPDHTNTVPIVYALMQSKAELLYQHVLQQIGEIATQFDIELNPSVILTDFERGMITAFQREFPESRHSGCFFHLSQNIWKRVQNNGLVQKFKASSGIFFEHYKRIQALAFLPPEEIPKGFEILLKELPEDFLPIVSYLEEYYVLGRKKAGRKGVRAQPLFPPSLWSVHQNVTEGLPRTTNLVEAWHSRWAKVVGAQHVGTIKMIEELRLEQKSANDRADVFLAGGGPSKKLEYQQKDSKLSKVVAKYDKYSTYDYIKAIADNL, encoded by the exons ATGGTTTCTCAACAACAACCGTTTGTCAAGAGAAAAAAATCGTATACTTTTTCATTCCTTGATCAGCAGCTGTACAATCAAGACGAgaaaatgagctctgaaaaaattGAACTTCTCAAGAGTTCCCGCGGGGGCGACATCCTGTACCTCGATGGGTATTTATTCTACAGAAATAAAAAG GTTGACGAGTTGCATTATTGGGAGTGCCGGAACCGAAGCCACACGACTGAGCAGAGGACACACTGTTCATCAAGGGTGACCACAAAGCTGGTGAATGATGAGCATGTCCTTGTATCGGATAGACCCCAGCATGAACATGAGCCTGCTCCACGAAGTGCTGAAACGCTGAAGTTCCGGGACAACATTAAACGTTCAGCGGCAGCAGACAATGGACCTCCGGCAAAGTTGGTTAGCAGGGTGGCAGCGGAATATAGTACAGTGGTTCAACACCAACTTTCCATGAACGCCCAAATCAAAATCGTGAAACGGACGCGACCATCTGTACACGGAAAGGAGCCAACATCGCTGGAAGGTTTTGTTGTTCCGGAGGAACTGCAGAAGACGGTAAACGGAGTACAGTTTTTTCACGGTGTGGTCGAGTCGAAAGGCGAGAAGGCGCTTATTTTTACTACAGAAAAAGACTTGCGCAGACTGGCTCAATCTCGGTTCTGGGTTGCAGACGCAACGTTCGATACTGTTCCTGGCTTGTTTAGACAGCTGTTCAGTATTCACGGCAGCGTAGGACCCGATCACACGAATACGGTGCCAATTGTGTATGCCCTAATGCAGTCCAAAGCAGAATTGCTGTACCAACATGTGCTGCAACAGATAGGCGAAATTGCTACGCAATTTGATATTGAGCTGAACCCTTCAGTAATTCTGACTGATTTTGAACGAGGAATGATAACCGCCTTTCAACGTGAATTTCCCGAATCGCGGCATTCGGGATGCTTCTTCCACTTATctcaaaatatttggaaaagggtcCAAAACAATGGCCTTGTTCAAAAGTTCAAGGCTTCCAGCGGAATCTTTTTTGAACACTACAAAAGGATCCAAGCTTTGGCGTTCCTCCCTCCCGAAGAGATTCCGAAAGGGTTCGAAATCTTATTGAAAGAACTGCCGGAGGACTTTTTGCCAATTGTCTCTTATTTAGAAGAGTATTATGTGCTGGGGCGTAAAAAGGCTGGGAGAAAAGGTGTGCGGGCGCAGCCGCTATTTCCGCCTTCTCTGTGGTCCGTTCATCAAAATGTTACGGAAGGATTGCCAAGAACTACAAATTTGGTCGAAGCTTGGCACAGTCGTTGGGCCAAAGTAGTGGGCGCCCAGCATGTTGGCACCATCAAAATGATTGAAGAGCTTCGCCTGGAGCAGAAGTCAGCGAACGATCGAGCTGATGTCTTCCTGGCTGGAGGTGGACCATCGAAAAAATTGGAGTATCAACAAAAGGACTCCAAACTCAGTAAAGTAGTGGCTAAATATGATAAATATAGTACGTATGATTATATCAAAGCAATAGCAGATAATCTTTAG